The proteins below are encoded in one region of Nakamurella flava:
- the asnB gene encoding asparagine synthase (glutamine-hydrolyzing): MCGLMGFVSNSGRAGDFVEAVRAGMQCARHRGPDESGAWTDEGSDGGNVVFGFNRLSIIDIEHSHQPLRWGPSDQPDRYALVFNGEIYNYLELREQLTAEHGAVFATDGDGEAIVAAYHYWGPEATARLRGMFAFLIWDTVDGALFGARDPFGIKPLFTATTPAGVAFSSEAKGLREFTGSARVDVPALQHYLVLQYVPEPATMDSSIRRVESGTHFTVKPGRPPVFRRYFHPVFNPRPVSSDAERTALYQRIADVMDDSVAQHMRADVTVGSFLSGGIDSTAIAALAKRYNENLMTFTTGFDRQGYSEIDVAAESAAAIGVRHIVREVSEEELTSTLPLIIWYLDDPVADPALVPLYFVANEARKHVKVVLSGEGADELFGGYNIYREPQSLRRLTDLPTGLRRGLAAAGRALPQGFRGQDLLRRASIDLEERYYGNARIFREDQLSGLLHTYDPGRSFRDVTDPIYAQTTESDPVARMQHIDLFTWLRGDILVKADKMTMANSLELRVPFLDPEVFRVAATVPASEKVTKETTKLALRKAMELIVPPHVLHRRKLGFPVPIRHYLAGDSYEWARSIILSAQTDEYLDRNAVLALLDAHRAGETDNSRRIWTILVFQLWHEIFVTGAITPQIPEPVYPVRL, encoded by the coding sequence GTGTGTGGACTGATGGGATTCGTGTCGAACAGCGGCCGTGCGGGCGACTTCGTCGAGGCCGTGCGGGCCGGGATGCAGTGCGCCCGGCATCGTGGGCCGGACGAGTCGGGGGCCTGGACCGACGAGGGATCCGACGGCGGGAACGTGGTCTTCGGATTCAACCGGCTGTCCATCATCGACATTGAGCACTCGCACCAGCCGCTGCGGTGGGGGCCGTCGGACCAGCCCGACCGGTACGCGTTGGTGTTCAACGGCGAGATCTACAACTACCTGGAGCTGCGGGAACAGCTCACCGCCGAGCATGGTGCGGTGTTCGCGACCGATGGTGACGGCGAGGCCATCGTCGCGGCCTATCACTACTGGGGGCCGGAGGCGACGGCCCGGCTGCGGGGCATGTTCGCGTTCCTGATCTGGGACACGGTGGACGGGGCGCTCTTCGGCGCGCGTGATCCGTTCGGCATCAAGCCGCTCTTCACGGCCACCACCCCGGCCGGGGTGGCGTTCTCATCGGAGGCCAAGGGGCTACGCGAGTTCACCGGCAGCGCCCGCGTCGACGTCCCTGCCCTGCAGCACTACCTGGTGCTGCAGTACGTGCCGGAGCCGGCGACCATGGACTCCTCGATCCGTCGGGTCGAGTCCGGCACGCACTTCACGGTCAAGCCGGGTCGGCCGCCGGTCTTCCGCCGCTACTTCCACCCGGTGTTCAACCCCCGTCCGGTCTCGTCGGACGCCGAGCGCACCGCCCTGTACCAACGCATCGCCGATGTGATGGACGACTCGGTCGCCCAGCACATGCGGGCCGACGTCACGGTCGGGTCGTTCCTGTCCGGCGGGATCGACTCGACGGCCATCGCGGCGCTGGCCAAGCGCTACAACGAGAACCTGATGACGTTCACCACCGGGTTCGACCGTCAGGGCTACTCGGAGATCGACGTGGCCGCCGAGTCGGCGGCCGCGATCGGCGTCCGGCACATCGTCCGCGAGGTCTCCGAGGAGGAGCTGACCTCGACCCTGCCGCTGATCATCTGGTACCTGGACGACCCGGTCGCCGATCCCGCCCTGGTCCCGCTGTACTTCGTCGCCAACGAGGCCCGCAAGCACGTCAAGGTGGTGCTCTCCGGTGAGGGCGCGGACGAGCTGTTCGGCGGCTACAACATCTACCGCGAACCGCAGAGCCTGCGCCGCCTGACGGACCTGCCGACGGGGCTGCGCCGGGGTCTGGCCGCCGCCGGGCGGGCCCTCCCCCAGGGTTTCCGGGGCCAGGACCTGCTGCGCCGGGCGTCGATCGACCTGGAGGAGCGGTACTACGGCAACGCCCGGATCTTCCGCGAGGACCAGCTGTCGGGCCTGCTGCACACCTACGATCCGGGGCGTTCGTTCCGCGACGTCACCGACCCGATCTACGCGCAGACCACCGAGTCGGACCCGGTCGCCCGCATGCAGCACATCGACCTGTTCACCTGGCTCCGGGGCGACATCCTGGTCAAGGCGGACAAGATGACGATGGCCAATTCACTGGAGCTGCGGGTGCCGTTCCTGGACCCGGAGGTGTTCCGGGTGGCCGCCACCGTGCCGGCGTCCGAGAAGGTGACGAAGGAGACGACGAAACTCGCGCTGCGCAAGGCGATGGAGCTGATCGTGCCGCCGCACGTGCTGCACCGCCGCAAGCTCGGGTTCCCGGTGCCCATCCGGCACTACCTGGCCGGGGACTCCTACGAATGGGCCCGCTCGATCATCCTGTCGGCGCAGACCGACGAGTACCTGGACCGGAATGCTGTGCTCGCCCTGCTGGACGCCCACCGGGCCGGCGAGACGGACAATTCGCGCCGCATCTGGACCATCCTGGTCTTCCAGTTGTGGCACGAGATCTTCGTCACCGGGGCGATCACCCCGCAGATCCCGGAGCCGGTCTACCCGGTGCGGCTCTGA